The window GAAACCCGATTTCCTGAAGAGACAATTTTATTGGTGAGCAGCCCCTTTCTCCTTCAGCAGGCTATCTTCTCCTGCATAGACCTAATTTTGGCCGCCTCCCCTGATAACCAGCTTCTCAGGTTGATTCTTGAAAAACAGGACGGTGGGGCAAGGATTACTATTGCCGGCGAAGACCCCATTGTCAAGACAGACGACGCTGCCCTGTCTTTCCTCCCGATTTTAATGGAAGAGCTGGGCGGAAAGGTAGAGGTTATCTCCACTGATAACGGCGGGCTTTCCCTGGTACTCTCCCTTCCTTATTCAATAGTCGTAAGTCGTATGTCATAAGTCATAAGTCATAAGTCATAAGTCGTAAGTCGGACGTATGACGTATGACGGAAGAACCCAAAGTAAGGAGGTATTTTTATGCCGGATAAGATTAAACTATTGGTAGTTGATGATGAAAAACAGTTTCTGGAGACCATCTCCAAGCGCCTCAGCATGAGGGATTTCGATGTTACCCCGGTGAGTAGCGGGGAGGAGGCGATCGAGGCCGCGCGGAAACAGGAATTTGAAACTGCCCTTGTTGATCTGAAAATGCCCGGGATGGGGGGTGAGGAGGTTCTGGAGATATTGAAGAGGGAACACAGATTCATGGAAGTGGTTATCCTGACCGGGTATGGGTCAATTGATTCCGCTATCAAGTGCACTAAGGCTGGTGTCTATGGTTATCTGGAGAAACCATGCGAACTCGAAACGTTACTGAGTGTGTTGCGGGAGGCATATCAGAGACGCGTCCAGAACAAACTCAAGTTTAAGGATGAAAAGTTAAAAGAGATTGTCTCTGAGGTAGCGCCCGGCTCACCTCTCGAAATATTGAGGAAACTAAAGGAAATGGATAGAAAACTAAAGTGAAGAAAGGGAGATATGGATTATGGAAGAGAAGCATGTGAGAGATATTATGGTTCCCCTGGAAGAATACGCTGTAGTCTCTCAGGAGGCAACGATCAAGGAAGCATTGAAGGTTATGAAAGAGAGTTCCGAGAGAC of the Syntrophales bacterium genome contains:
- a CDS encoding response regulator — protein: MPDKIKLLVVDDEKQFLETISKRLSMRDFDVTPVSSGEEAIEAARKQEFETALVDLKMPGMGGEEVLEILKREHRFMEVVILTGYGSIDSAIKCTKAGVYGYLEKPCELETLLSVLREAYQRRVQNKLKFKDEKLKEIVSEVAPGSPLEILRKLKEMDRKLK